In the genome of Bosea sp. BIWAKO-01, the window GAGCCGCCGGAGACGACGCGGCCACTGACCAGCATCTGCCCGGCGGCACGCAGCATCGCGACCGGGTCGATTCCGGAATGGCTGTCGAAGCGCCTGTCCTCAAAAGCCTTCAGCATCGCGAGATAGCGCGGATCGACGTCCTCGACGCCGACCGGGAGCTTCCAGCGACCGTCAGCGGTGAGGAAGGGGCGCAGCAGCTTGCCGTCGCGATCCAGCACCACGGTCGAGCGGTCATGCGCGGCCGAGACATCGAGTGGGGGCAGAGTGGAGGCGTAGTAGACGATGGAGCCGGCAGCCAAACCCGCGAGCGCAAGCCCGAGCGCCGTTGCCAAGGCAACGGGCTTCAGCCAGCGACGTCGACCCCTCCCGCCCCGCGAAGGGGAGGGAGGTGGGCTGCCGCCTTGCTCGTCCTGCCTGATCACGAGCCTTCGCGTCCCTATCTCGCCGAGGTGATGTCGACCGTGCCGAAGGCGGTACGGCCGAAGCGGTCGGGGCGGTACATGTCCTCGATGGCGGCTGCGGGCGCGACATAGCGGCCAGGCGAGACGGCGCGCACGATATAGGCGACCGTGAAGGAAAGGGGCTGGTTCGAGGAGCCTGGCCGTTCGAAGGCTGCGACATAGCGATCGTCACGCGCTTCGGTGTGGACTGGCGTAACCTCCTGCTTCAGCCAGCTCAGGCCCTGCGTCGAGGCCCCCTCGGTGAGATTGGCATTCTCGATCTCGAGCCCGGCCGGCAGAGGATCGACCAGCAGCAGCCGCCCGTAGCGAACCGAGGGTTCGGTCACTCCCAGGACGACGACATAGCGCTCGTTCTGGCGCAGACGCGCCGGATCGGCCTTCTCGCCCTTCATGGTGTAGTAGCTCCGCTCCAGGGCGAAGCCCTGGTTCAGGGCGGGCTCGGCCGTGGTCGGAATGCCGGCAACGGTGATCACCGCCTGCGCAGAGGCGGCGCCGGGATTGGCGATGACAAGCGGCTTGGCTTCCAGCGCTTGGTCCGAGAGCGTGCGGTAGAAGGCGCCCTTGCGCTCGGCGCCGTCGACGGTCAGCGCCATGCCCTCGGCCTCCTTGGCCATGGCCTGTGCCGCCAGCACCATCCACATGTTCTCCTGGGTCGAGGTGTAGCGGGCGGAGCCACGGGCGCTCTCCACGATCGAGGAGGCGCGCGCGATGTCGGCGCGCTCACCATTGGTTTCGGCGATCAGGGTCAGGACCGCGGTGCCGTCGCGCAGGCGCGAGCCGTAATCGGGCCGCGACAGGCCGTCGTCACGCGCCTCCTGGAGGCCAGCAAGCGCGCTGGTGAAGGCGGCGCGACCGCGGCCACGATCGCCGAGCAGCGAGAGCGCCGCTCCAATCTGCGCGCGTGCCAACGGCGAGGCGAACTCGCCGAGCTTGTTGTCAGCGAGATAGCGCAGGTCGCCCATCACCGGCCGGCCGTTACGGGCGAGCACATAGAGCGCGTAGGCGATGCCGGTGGCTTCTTCCTTGTTGATCTCGCTGGTGTTGACGACCTGATTGCGCAACCGGTCGAGCGCGAGATTGAAGGCGATCTGGGGGACGTTGAACTGGCGCTCGCGGGCGCGGGTCAGGAAGTCCGTGACGAAGGAGTCGAGCCAGAGGTCTTCGCCGCCGACGCCCCAGAGCCCGAATGAGCCATTGCCGCCCTGACGGGCGAGCACGCGCTCGATCGCGCCGTTGACGCGTTCGTCGGCATTGGCATCGAGCGCGAGCTGCTCAAGACTGGCCAGCCGGTTGACATGCAGCAGCGGCAGGGCGCGGCTGACGGTCTGCTCGGTACAGCCATAGGGATAGCGGTCGAGCGCCTTCAGGATCGCCGGCACGTCGAGCGCGGCCAGCGGCGAGACCGCGACCGAGACCTGGCCCGAGCGCGGCACGAGATCGGCGAGCAGATCAGATGACACGGTGATCGAGCCGCCATTGCCGGGGATGGGCCGGACGATGCGGCGCGCGATCGTGTTGGCCGAAGGTTGCACGCGCACGGCGAGGTTCTGCACGGTGCCGACGCCATTCGGGCCGCTGATCCGGACGTCGAACTCGGCGCGGCCAAGCCCTGCCGCGGTGACCGGGATCGTCATCTGGCTCTTGGCGCCTGCGGCGAGGGTCAAGGTGCGTCGGGTTGCGTCAGCCGCAACGAGAACCGGGCCCTTCACGTCGAGATCGACGAGATAGGGGCCCGCAGGTCCCTCGACATTGTCGATCTGGAGATGGAAACGCGACTGGTCGCCGATCGCAAGGAAGCGCGGCAGCGTCGCCTGGGCGATGATCTGGTCGCGCACGATGACGTCGGTGCTGGCCTGGCCGGTGCGGCCTTGCGACCAGGCGACAGCCATGATGCGGACCGAGCCGTTGAAGGCGGGCAGTTCGAAATCGATCTTCGCGGTGCCGTCCTGACCGAGCTTGACCACCCCGGAATAGCGCGCAAGCGGCTCCTGCGTCGGCGCCTCCCCCTGCAATGCGGGCGCCGCGTCACCGCCGGAGCGGATGGTGCCGCGCACACCCTGCATGCCGTCGATCAGATAGCCGTACAGGTCACGAAGTTCGTGGCCGATCTGGCGCTGACCGAAGAAGTACTTGCTGGCATCGGGGCTTTCGAAGCGGGTGAGGTTGAGGATGCCGATGTCGACCGCAGCCACGGTGACGAACGCCTCTTCGCCGGCACGCGCCCCGGTCACTTTGACCGGCAGGGAGAGCGTCGAGAGCGGGCGCACCAGATTGGGTGCGCCAAGGTCGACCTGGAGCGTGCGCTGTTCCTTGCCGATCGAGAACCAGGACAGGCCGATGGCGCGGCCGGGCAGGCGCTGCGCAGCGGTGTCCATCGGGCGGTGGGCCAGGGCGACGAGATAGGCGCTGGCTCCCCATTCCGCCTTGACCGGGATGGAGGCTGTGCTGCCGCCGGGCACGATGTCGATCGTCTGGATCTCGTTCAGCTTGTCGCCGACGACGGCGAGCGTAGCCTTGCCTGCGAAGCGCGGCGAGAGCCTGATCTGCATGGTCTCGCCAATCGCATAGGACGGCTTGTCGAGTGCGACCTCCAGCACATCGGGCGTGTCGGCCGTCTTGTCGCTCTCATAGCCGACAGTGAAGGAGACGCTGGTCTCGGTCGCGTCGGAGCCATCGGAGGCGACGTCGAGCCGGTAATTGCCCCATTGGACGGGTGCAGCGATGCGGGCTGCGGCCGTCTCGCTGACGGCGACCTCGCCATCGGCGGCGCGGCGGGTCGTCTTCACGCCCTCATAGTTCCAGCGACCATCCTGGAAGAACCACTGATAGTTGCGATTGACCTTGGACAGAGTCCATTTCACGCCCGGTTTGGCGAGCCGGCGCCCGTCGCCATTGGCCATGATGACGTCGAAACTCGCCGTCTGGCCGTTGCCGAGTTCACCGTCCCTGAACAGCGGCTTCACGCCGATGGCGGCGCCCTTCGGCACGATCGGCAAGGTGACGGAGCGCGCGATGGCGCGGCCACCCGGCTCGCCGACGCGCAAGGTGATCTCGACCTCGAGCGGACGATTGGTCTCAGGCTGCTGCACGCCGGCCGAGATCGTCGCCTTGCCTGCGGCGTCGGTGGTGGCGCTCTCCTCCAGGTCGCTCTGGATTGACTCGAAGGCCTCGTCGGTGAGCCCGACCTGAAACTCGGCAAAGCCGGGGATGGCGGATTTCGCGGCGGCGCGGATCGTGGTCGAGCCGTTGACGTCGAGTTCGGAGCCCGGCGCGCCGTAGAGATAGCGCGCATTCACATCGATCTCGGCCGGTTCCCCCGCCTGGAGGACGGGGGATTTCGGCGCGAGCGTCAGCTCGAGGCGCTCGGGCACATAATCCTCGACGAGGAAGGAAACCTCGCCGATGGCTGAGCCCTTCGGGTCGGCATAGGCCTGGACGCGCCAGGTGCCGGTCTGTGCGCCGGAGATCAGCGGGATGGAATGCGCCCGCCCGCCGGCGCCCTGATCCTCGACCTGGCGGCGGCGGTACTCGACGCCGTCCGGTCGCTTCACCACCAGCGTCAACGGCAGGCCGGTGACGGCGGCGCCGGCGGAATCACGCAGCAGGCTGGTGAGATAGACGGTCTCGCCGGAGCGATAGACGCCGCGCTCGGTATAGAGATAGGCGTCGAGGCCGGCCGGGGCGACGCGACCCTTCACGCCGCGATCCGAGAGATCGAAGGCGGTCTGCTTCAGGTCGAGGAAGCCATAATCCTCGCCGAGCAGGGCGGTGACGAGGCCCGGCGCATTGCCGCCCTGGCCCTTGGCGAGGCCGGCATCGAAGCGGGCATAGCCCTTGGCATCGGTGCGAGCGGTGGCGAGAACCTCGTTGTTGCGGGCGATGAGGCGCAGTTCTGCATTCGGGATCGGCGCAGCGTCGGCGAGCGAGCGCGCCAGCACATGCACGCCGTCGGGGCCGGAGAAGGACGTCAGGCCGAGATCGGAGACGACGAACCATTGCGTCGCGCGGGTCGAGCCGTCGTCATAATCGCCGTCGCCGGAGGGCTGCGCGGCCTGTCCGCCCGTCGGCTTGGCAAACATCACATAGACGCCGGACTTGAGCTGCCCGACGGCCTCCAGCACCGGGAAGGCGGTGATCACATCCTTGTTGAGCTCGGACTTGACGTCCATCGCGCCGGCCCAGACGCGCTGGCCCTTGTCGGACGCGATCTGGCCGGCGTTGTAGCTGCCGAGCTGGCTGAGGAAATCATCGGAGTGGACGGAGTTGATCAGATTGCGGTCGCCGATGCGCATGACCTCGAGATCGAGCTTGTCGGCGTTGACGGAGACGACCGGGATGCCCTGCTGACCAGTGCGCGGCAGCACATAGTTCTTGCCGGTGAAGCGTACCGATGGCGTGCGGTCGCGGACATAGACCTCGTAATCGGCGGATTTCAGCAGCTTCTCATCGGGAAGTGCGGAAGGCACGCCCTGGCGAATGACGAACGCGTAGCGTTCGCCGTGGCGCAGGCCGTCGACGCAGATCTGGCGCTCCTCGGCGCTGACGGCGAAATCGCCCTTGCCGCCGGAAATCGCGACATAGGGCGCGAAATCGACACGCCCGCGGGCGAGCGGCTCGGAGAATTCGAAGCAGGCGCGCGGGCTCGCAGCATCGGCATCGACCTTGTTGGAGAGCAGGCGGAAGCCACGCTTCTCGCGCAGGCTTTCATAGGCCGTGCGCAGCTGGCCATTGTCCTGAAGATCGAGGCTGAGCCGATAGGTGGTCAGCGCCGGGCGCCAGAGTTCGTTGCGCTCGAAGGTACGGGCGAGCACCGCGAGCGAGGCTGCTTCGTCGGGACGAGAGGTCGCGCGCTGATAGGCGAGGTAGGCGGCACTGATCGCGCGTTCGCGGAGTTCCCAGCGTTCACGAAAGTCACGGGGCTCGATGGCATTGGCGGCCCGCGCCATAAGGCGCCATCCCGCGGAATTCTGGGGATCGGCGACGACGGCGGCATTGGCCTGAGGCAGCGCGGCGCGGGCATCACCGCGCGAGAGCGCGGCCTCGCCGTCGCGCAGGGCGGCCGCAGCCGGGCGCGTGCTGGCCGAGACGTCCCGCTTCAGGCGTTCTTCGAGCCGTTGCCCGTCTGCCTGGAGATCGTTGCGGATATAGGCCTTCTGAGCGAGCGCCGGGGTGGCGGCGAGGGCAAGACCGAGAATCAGCGCGAGCCGGGAGAGCAAGGTCATGATCAGTCCCTTCGGCCGGTCCGGCCCGTCGTCGTCGATGCCGCGCCACTGTGAGGCTGGCGCGGTATGACCAAAGGCTAGCATCCGTGCTCGGCAGTGCAACGTGAAAGCTGGCGGGACCGTCTTGCAGCAACGACGAAACCGGCCGCGCATCTGATGCCTGAGGCTCTGAACCGGTGCGCATGACGGGCCTCCTTGAAAGCACGTCTCCTGCGCCTCAATTGCTGCGGATGCGTCTTGCCGAGGCTGATCTCGGCACGATCTCCCTCGACCGTAGCAAGCCTGAACGGACATGTGCATGACACAGCCTCTCGAACTGGGACTGGACACGTTTGGCGACGTCACCGCGGGGGCGGACGGTCAGCCGCTGCCGCATGCAGAGGTCATTCGCAACCTGATCGACGAGGCTGTGCTGGCCGATCAGGTCGGGGTCGATTTCTTCGGTATCGGCGAGCATCACCGGTCCGATTTCGCCATTTCCTCGCCGGAGGTCGTGCTTGCGGCGATTGCCGGGCGCACAGAGCGGATTCGCCTCGGCTCAGCCGTCACGGTGCTGAGCTCGGACGATCCGATCCGGGTGTTCCAGCGCTTCTCGACGCTCAACGCGGCGTCGGGCGGACGGGCGGAGGTCATTCTCGGCCGGGGCTCCTTCACCGAGTCCTTCCCGCTGTTCGGGTATGAGCTGCGCGATTACGAGACCCTGTTCGAGGAGAAGCTCGATCTCTTCGCGGCGCTGATCAGCCAGGATGCGGTGACCTGGTCGGGCACGACGCGGCCGCCTCTCAAGAACCAGAGCGTCTTTCCCACGCTGGAAACCGGAGTGCTGAAGACCTGGATCGGGGTTGGCGGGAGCCCTGAATCCGTCGTTCGCGCGGCCCGCTACGGCCTGCCGCTGATGCTCGCGATCATTGGCGGCGATCCGAAGCGCTTCCGGCCCTATGTCGATCTCTATCACCGCGCCTTTGCGCAACTGGGGAAGCCGGTGCCGCCGGTCGGGGTGCATTCGCCGGGCTATGTCGCGGAAACGGACGAGCAGGCGCGCGAGGAGTTCTTCACGGACTACAAGCGGATGCGCGACCGGATCGGAGGCGAGCGTGGCTGGCCGCCGATGAACCGCGCCGAGTTCGATCAGGAGATCGATTTCGGCTCGCTCTATGTCGGGTCGCCGGAGACGGTCGCGCGCAAGATCGCTGCGACGGTCAAGGCGCTCGATGCGGTGCGCTTCCAGATGAAATACAGCGCCGGGCCGCTCGGCCATGACAGGATGATGCGCTGCATCGAGCTCTATGGACGCCGTGTCATGCCACTGGTCCGCGAAATGCTCACCTGACGAGACCAGTTGCGGATGCGCCGGCAATGACGCTTCAATGCTGCTGACTGCAGGGGAGCGCGTGATGGCGACGGGGTTGAGGTCTTCGCTTGGGACAAGGGGGCTGCTCGTCGCTGCCGGGCTGCTGTTCTTGCCGGCGCTCGCGCAGGCTCAGCCGCAAGCTGCGGCGAATCCGCAGCTTGCGGTGGCGCAGTCTGCCTTCGACGCCCTGCCCGA includes:
- a CDS encoding LLM class flavin-dependent oxidoreductase, whose product is MTQPLELGLDTFGDVTAGADGQPLPHAEVIRNLIDEAVLADQVGVDFFGIGEHHRSDFAISSPEVVLAAIAGRTERIRLGSAVTVLSSDDPIRVFQRFSTLNAASGGRAEVILGRGSFTESFPLFGYELRDYETLFEEKLDLFAALISQDAVTWSGTTRPPLKNQSVFPTLETGVLKTWIGVGGSPESVVRAARYGLPLMLAIIGGDPKRFRPYVDLYHRAFAQLGKPVPPVGVHSPGYVAETDEQAREEFFTDYKRMRDRIGGERGWPPMNRAEFDQEIDFGSLYVGSPETVARKIAATVKALDAVRFQMKYSAGPLGHDRMMRCIELYGRRVMPLVREMLT